One Roseimicrobium gellanilyticum DNA window includes the following coding sequences:
- a CDS encoding LamG-like jellyroll fold domain-containing protein, with protein MKNQSRTDFLIAGWLNQSLTKEEFAELELVLRNEPDVRKKLRREVNLDSLLREQAGVAALNAWQPEGARNRNATKRRIAAWVPWAAAAALAVLGIATFALLSDNSNGGEQTFQVLQGDSIAPTTVAATAEETDRGCAIITNQWNTEWLDNPPPMRAGDTLNAGRFELGCGLAQIEFFSGAQLLLEGPAVLEIVSPWEAVCTDGKARVRVPPPAQGFRLLTPGMKLVDLGTEFGVHVDSAKGEGEVHVFEGEVEAHPETGKMVSLTEGMGLKRMGALYSPMDAAPADFASIDDLKDLAGKMARIRYDEWDQWSQVTRRDPRLVACYLFRHWHDWDRLVNNAAGNDKSRNGGAVGARWTQGRWPMKDALEFKRPGDRVRMKLDGEYEALTFACWVKVDGLDRKYNALLLTDGYETGEPHWQILEDGRMMFSIAYPDEKTPEKKVNQIYYSPVVFTKTNLGRWHQLVVTYDNCSGESVQFVDGREVSREISPLYQPGRKIVYGACEMGNWGLPTKEHQFPVRNLNGCLDEFLIYSVALDPSVVRQMFEIGKPQ; from the coding sequence GTGAAGAATCAAAGCAGGACAGACTTCCTCATCGCCGGCTGGCTCAATCAGAGCCTGACGAAGGAGGAGTTTGCGGAGCTGGAACTCGTGCTCCGCAACGAACCCGACGTGCGCAAGAAGCTGCGCCGGGAGGTGAATCTCGACTCGCTGTTGCGTGAACAAGCCGGTGTGGCGGCACTGAATGCGTGGCAACCGGAAGGTGCCCGGAATCGGAATGCCACGAAACGGCGTATCGCGGCATGGGTGCCCTGGGCGGCCGCGGCAGCGCTGGCGGTGCTGGGTATCGCGACCTTTGCCCTCTTGAGTGACAACAGCAACGGTGGTGAACAAACCTTCCAGGTACTGCAGGGCGATAGCATTGCGCCCACGACGGTGGCGGCCACCGCAGAGGAGACGGATCGCGGTTGTGCGATCATCACCAATCAATGGAACACGGAATGGCTGGACAACCCCCCACCCATGCGTGCAGGCGATACGCTGAACGCAGGTCGCTTTGAGCTGGGATGTGGTCTGGCGCAGATTGAGTTCTTCAGCGGAGCACAGCTCCTGCTGGAGGGACCTGCCGTGCTGGAGATCGTGTCACCGTGGGAAGCTGTCTGCACGGATGGAAAAGCCCGCGTGCGCGTGCCACCGCCAGCACAGGGATTCCGGCTGCTGACACCTGGCATGAAGCTGGTGGACCTAGGAACGGAGTTCGGTGTGCATGTGGACAGCGCGAAGGGTGAAGGCGAGGTGCATGTGTTCGAAGGTGAAGTGGAAGCCCATCCTGAAACGGGCAAGATGGTGAGCCTCACGGAGGGCATGGGCCTGAAACGCATGGGAGCGCTCTACTCCCCCATGGATGCGGCCCCGGCGGACTTCGCCAGCATTGATGACCTGAAGGATCTCGCGGGTAAGATGGCGCGCATCCGCTATGACGAATGGGATCAATGGTCCCAAGTGACCCGTAGGGATCCGCGACTGGTGGCGTGCTACTTGTTCCGCCATTGGCACGATTGGGACCGCCTCGTGAACAACGCCGCCGGCAATGACAAGTCCCGCAATGGTGGCGCGGTGGGCGCGCGGTGGACTCAAGGTCGCTGGCCGATGAAGGATGCCCTGGAATTCAAGCGTCCAGGTGATCGTGTGCGCATGAAACTGGATGGCGAATATGAGGCGCTAACCTTCGCCTGCTGGGTGAAGGTGGATGGACTCGATCGCAAATACAACGCGCTGCTGCTCACGGATGGCTACGAGACCGGCGAGCCACACTGGCAGATTCTGGAAGATGGCCGGATGATGTTCTCCATCGCATATCCGGACGAGAAGACTCCTGAAAAGAAGGTGAACCAAATCTACTACTCACCGGTGGTCTTCACGAAGACGAACCTCGGCCGGTGGCACCAGCTGGTGGTGACGTATGACAACTGCAGCGGTGAATCCGTGCAGTTCGTGGATGGCCGCGAAGTGAGCCGCGAGATTTCTCCGCTCTACCAGCCCGGTCGCAAGATTGTCTACGGCGCGTGCGAGATGGGCAACTGGGGGCTGCCGACGAAGGAGCATCAGTTCCCCGTGCGCAATCTCAATGGATGCCTGGATGAATTTCTCATCTACAGCGTGGCTCTGGATCCCTCGGTAGTTCGCCAGATGTTTGAGATCGGAAAGCCGCAATGA
- a CDS encoding sigma-70 family RNA polymerase sigma factor yields the protein MPEDTPPTPRIEAPPETYEAFVRLFVAHEGRLRGFLRSLLPDWDDVDEVMQETSIVAWRKFDQFDMGTNFMAWAAAIARFESLKHLRRMSRDRLVFNDDILDLLAEESLEETDNLEAHRLALCKCLEKLDPRQKELLHLAYQPGVKFHEVAEKAGKSAQAFYKTIQRLRAALLECAEKHMRKEAHA from the coding sequence ATGCCCGAAGACACTCCTCCCACTCCCCGCATCGAGGCCCCGCCGGAGACCTACGAGGCGTTTGTGCGTCTCTTCGTGGCGCATGAGGGGCGGTTGCGCGGGTTCCTGAGAAGTCTGCTGCCTGACTGGGACGATGTGGATGAGGTGATGCAGGAGACCAGCATCGTGGCCTGGCGGAAGTTTGACCAGTTCGACATGGGCACAAACTTCATGGCGTGGGCAGCAGCGATTGCGCGTTTCGAATCGCTCAAGCACTTGCGCCGCATGTCGCGCGACAGGCTCGTCTTCAATGACGACATCCTCGACCTGCTGGCCGAAGAGTCCCTTGAAGAAACGGACAACCTGGAGGCGCATCGCCTTGCCCTCTGCAAGTGCCTGGAAAAACTCGACCCCCGCCAGAAGGAGCTGCTGCATCTGGCGTATCAGCCCGGCGTGAAATTTCATGAGGTGGCAGAGAAGGCGGGCAAGAGCGCCCAGGCCTTCTACAAGACAATCCAGCGTCTCCGTGCGGCGCTGCTGGAGTGCGCGGAGAAGCACATGCGCAAGGAGGCTCACGCGTGA